The stretch of DNA CGAGGAACTGCAGCGCATCCTCGACCTCTACGGTCGCATGGTCGCCGCCGGCGAATGGCGCGATTACGCGATGGACTTCGATTCGAAATGCGCCACCTTCGCCGCCTTCCGCCGCACCGCCGAACGCCCACAGGCGCGGCTCGAAAAGCGACCCGCGCTCAGGAACAAGCAGGGGATGTGGACCCTGTTCGGCGAACACGGCCAGGTGATGAAGCGCGGCCACGACCTTGCGAACGTCCTTGCTCCGATGGAGCGGCGGCTGGTGAAGGCGGTCGAGGACTAGGCCCGAACACTGTGCGGGCGCAGGCTCCGGCAGCGCAAGTGGCAGCTTCGGAACGCTCGAACCACCTGTTTCGATGGAGGAAAGTGGGTGGAACGGAGACGTCTGCGACACTGGCGAATGCCGCCGCGCGCTGACATAGCGTCTGGCTTCCGGCCCGAACGACCGGGTGCCGTCAGTCCGCGATCCAGAGGTCGTGAGCGTCGATCCTCAGCTTCGTGATCGCGCGCATCGCGTCCGCGCGGGCCTCGGCCTCGATGCGGAAGGCGTCGTGGACCATGCGTTCGCCCAGCAGCCGTTCGGCAAGGTCGATTTCGCCCAGTTCCTGTCCGCGGCGCAGCTTTGCGAGCGCTTTCATCTGCGCCTCGACCGTCTCGCGGGCGCGCGCCCAGGTGGCGATGCGATAGCGCGCCTCGACCACGTCGGACGTCGCGGTTTCCTCGACCTCGATGCGGGCAAGCTGCGCCTGCGACAGCGCCGCGGAAGCCGAGGCGCCCGCCTCGCTCGCCAGCGCGGCCCGATGCCCGCCTCCGAGCGGGATCGACACCACCACGCCCGCGCCGCGCTCGATCCCGCCGAACTCGGAGAAAGCCCTGAGGCCGATGGTGGGATCGGCGACGCGGTCGCGCTGCGCACGGTCGGCCATCGCGGCCATGCGCTCGCTTTCGGCCTCGGCGGCGGCGATGAGGTGGCTGTTGACGACCACGAGGTCGCCCAGCTGCGAAAGCCGCGCGTCGGCCATTTCGGGCAGCGGAATGTCCGGCGCATCCGCCGGGAGGGCGAGAGCCGGAAAGCGCGCGGCGAGGCGCGAGCGGGCGAGATCCGCCATGCCGCTCGACTGTTCGAGCGCCCGGCGCGCTTCGGCAAGGGCTGCGGCTGCCCGGTCGACTTCGAGCTGCGAGGCGTCGCGCAGGTCGCGCCGCCGCTCGAGCGCGGCGAGCGCGGCTTCGTAATTCTCCACCGCCGCCCGGTCGACTTCGGCCACGGCGGAGGCGGCGAGCCAGTCGAACCAGTAGGCGGCGAGCGCGAGCGCGGCTTCGTGGCGCGCATCCTCGGCCATGTTCTCGGCCGCCTCGATGCCGTGGCGGCCGATCTCGCGGTCGAGCCGGGCCTTGCCGGGCAGGCGGAAGCTGCGCGAGAGCATCGCGTCGTATTCGTCGAATTCCCCGCCCGAGCGGACATTGCGGCGCTGGTAGGTTCCCTGCACCGTGACTTCGTAAGGCCCGCGCGCGAGCCCCTTCGCGCGCGCCCGCGCCGCGTCGAGCCGGGCGCGCGCGGCGTTGACCTCGGGATGCTCCTCGAGCGCCTGCTCGACCGCAGCTTCGGGCGGCAGGCCGGGCTCGGCGAGGAGAGGTGCGCCCGCCAGCAGAAGGGGAGCGAGGAAAAGCGCCTTGCGGATCATGCCAGCGCCTCCTTCTCGGTGTCGCTGTCGGCGCTGCGCTCGCGCGGCCCCTCTCCGAAGCGTTCGTAGAGGATCGGGAGAAGCACCAGCGTCAGCAGGGTGGCCGAGACCAGCCCGCCGATCACGACGATCGCGAGCGGCTTCTGAATTTCCGAGCCCGGCCCGGTCGCGAACAGCAGCGGCACGAGGCCGAAGGCGGCGATGCTAGCGGTCATCAGCACCGGGCGCAGTCGCCGCTCGGCCCCCTGCCGCACCGCCTGCGCGAGCGGGACGCCCTCTTCGCGCAGCTGGCGGAAATAGGTCACCATGACGAGCCCGTTGAGCACCGCGATGCCGAGCAGCGCGATGAAGCCGACCGATGCGGGGACCGAGAGATATTCGCCCGACACCGCAAGCGCGATCATCCCGCCGACCGCGGCGAAGGGGATGTTGGTGAGGATGAGGAGCGAGGCCCGGACCGATTGCAGCGTCAGGTAGAGCACGCCGAAGATCAGCAGGATCGCCACCGGCAGCACCACCGCGAGCCGGGCCGAGGCGCGCTGCTGGTTCTCGAACTGGCCGCCCCATTCGAGCCGGTAGCCCGGCGGCATCGGGACATTGGCGGCAAGGTCCGCCTTCGCATCCTCGACATAGCCGACAAGGTCGCGGCCCGAGACGAAAGCCTGCACCATGGCATAGCGCGAGCCGTCCTCGTGCTCGAGCTTGACCGGGCCTTCGACGCGGGTGACATCCGCGACATCGCTCGCGCGGACGAGCTGGCCGGTGGGCGAGCGGTAGACGAGATCGGCGAATTCCCGCGCACCCAGCTCGCCCGCGCCGCCTTGCCCGCGCACGACGATCGGGACGCGCCGCACGCCTTCGTTGACGACTCCGCTTCGCACGCCTTCGACTTGCGCGCGCATCATGTCCTGGAGGTCCGAGACCGGCATCCCGACCCGGCCCGCGGCGACGCGGTCGATGTCGACGAGGAGATAGTCGACCTGGTCGTTCGCCACGGTCATCGCCTCGCTCGTGCCGGGAATCGTCTCGAGCCGCGCCTGTATCTCGCCGGCCAGCCGCGAGAGTTCGGCAAGGTCCGGGCCGAACAGCTTGATCGCAAGATCGCCGCGCGCGCCGGTCAGCATTTCCGAGGTCCGCATATCGATCGGCTGGGTGAAGGTCGGCTCGATCCCGGGGAAACGCTCCATCACTTTGCGCAATTCGCCGAGCAGCCAGTCCTTGTCCTCGACCCGCCATTCCTCGCGCGGCTTGAGTTGCAGGAAGCTGTCGGTCTCGTTCGGGCTCATCGGGTCGAGGCCGAGTTCGTCCGAGCCGACCCGCGCGATCACCGCCTCGACCTCGGGCACTTCGGCGAGGATCGCGCGCTGCACCTTCATGTCGCCCTCGACGCTGTGTTCGAGCGAGATCGAGGGCAGCTTGGTGAGCTGCACGATGACCGAGCCTTCGTCCATCACCGGAAGGAAGGTCTTGCCCGTCACGGTGTAGGCTGCCCCCGCGAGAGCGAGGCCGATGCCCGCCACCGCGAAGACCCTACGCTTGTGCGCGAAGGCACCGGAAAGCAGCGCGTGATAGCGCGGGGCGATCTGGCGCATCAGCCAGGGCTCGTGGTGGTGCTCGGCGTCGGTCGCCTTCACCTTAAGCAGGTAGTAGGCGAGAACCGGGACAAGCGTCAGCGACAGCACCAGCGCCGAGGCGAGCGCGAGGACGATGGTGAGCGCGACCGGGCTGAACAGCTTGCCTTCCAACCCCTCGAGCGTGAGCAGCGGCAGGAACACGATGGCGATGATCGCAAGGCCCGAGGCGACGGGCTTTGCGACCTCGGCGGCGGCGACATAGACATTGTGGAGCTTGCCGAGCGAGGCGTGCTTTTCGTCCGACAGCCGCTCGACCACGTTCTCGACCACGACCACCGCCCCGTCGACGAGGATGCCGACCGCGATGGCGAGCCCGCCGAGGCTCATGAGGTTCGCCGTCAGTCCGATGGCGCGCATGAAGATGAAGGTCAGCAGCGCCGCCATCGGCAGCGCGAGCGCGACGATCACCGAGGCGCGGAAATCGCCAAGAAATAGCAGCAGCAGGATGACGACCAGCACGGTCGCTTCGAGCAGGGCGGATTCGACCGTGCCGACCGCGCGCCCGATAAGGTCGGAACGGTCGTAGAAGACGTCCACGCTCATGCCGGAGGGAAGGCTCGGCTGGATCTCCTCGAGCCTTGTCTTTATCCCTTCGACGACCTTCGCCGCGTCCGCCCCGCGCAGGCCGATGACGAGCCCCTGCACCGCCTCGCCCGTGCCGTTCTTCGTGACCGCGCCATAGCGCGTCAGGCTGCCGGTGCGCACGTCGGCGACATCGCCCACGCGCACCACCGCGCCGCCCTGCGAACGCACCACCACCGCGGCGAGATCGTCGAGCGTGCGGATCGCCCCGGTCGAGCGGACGATGAGCGATTCCTCCCCGCTGGTGAGCCTGCCGGCCCCGTCATTGCGATTGCTCGCCTCAATCGCGGCGGCGAGGTCGGCGGTCGAAAGTCCCGCGGCGGCGAGCGCGTTCACGCGCGGAGCGACCTCGAAGGTCTCGACATAGCCGCCCAGCGCGTTGACGTCCGCAACGCCCGGCACGGTGCGCAGCGCGGGGCGGATCGTCCAGTCGAGCACGCGGCGCTTTTCCGCGAGGCTCTGCGGGCCTTCGAGCGTGAACATGAACATTTCGGAGAGCGGCGTCGAAATCGGCGCGAGCCCGCCCTCGACCGTTGGCGGCAGGTCCCCCATCGCCGCATTCAGCCGCTCGGCGACCTGTTGGCGCGCCCAGTAGATGTCGGTCGAATCCTCGAAATCGATGGTGATGTCGGCGATCGCGTATTTGGCGACCGAGCGCAGGACGGTCTGTTCGGGAATGCCGAGCAGTTCCATCTCGAGCGGGGTGACGACGCGGCTCTCGACTTCCTCCGGCGTCATGCCGGGGGCCTTGAGGATGATCTTGACCTGCGTCGTGCTGATGTCGGGAAAGGCATCGATCGGCAGGTTGGCAAAGGACCAGCCGCCGATCCCGGCGAGGACTGCGGCGAGGCCGAGGACGGCGAGGCGCAGCGAGAGCGCCTTTTCGACGAGCTTGCCCAGCATGGCGCTTATTCCGCCCCCTGCGCCTTGAGTTCGGCGACGCTGCTGGCGGCGACGGTCTCGCCCGCCTCCAGCCCCTCGGCGATGATCGCCAGCCCGCCGCTTGTCGCGCCGACGACGACGGGGCGGGCGGTCCAGTCCTCGCCCTCGCGCACGAAGACATGGTCCTTGCCCGCGATTCGCGTGACGGCGTGTTCGGGCACGGCGAGACCCTTGCCCGAGCCCCTGATCGCCACGCTGACGTTGCGACCGGCGACCACGCCCGGCGCATCGCCGATGCTGGCGCGCGCCATGACCGAGCGGGTGGCAGGATCGATCGACGGCGCGACCGCGATGATCCGCCCGCCGACCGACAGCGCCTCGCCGTCCGCGCCGGGCAGCGCGACCTCTACCGCCATTCCGGGCCGCACCTCGCGCGCGAGCCGTTCGGGCAATTGCAGTTCGACCTGATACGCGCCCTCGGCCTCGACCACGAAGGGCGCGCCCATCCCGTCGACTCCGCCGCCCGTTTCGACCCCGACATGGGCGACGCGGCCCGCAATGGGCGCGGCAAGCGTCATCGTCCCGTCCGGCCCGATCCCGCCGAGCGCCGCGAGGCGGGCCGCCTCGGCGCGGGTCGCGCGGGCCTGTTCGTATTCCGCCTGCGCCTCGTCCGCGCGCGCCTCGGCGACGATGCCTTCCTCGGCCAGCTGGGCGAGGCGCTTGGCGCGGGCCTCGGCGAGCCGTTCGGCCGAGCGCGCGCGGGCAAGCTCGCCGCTGATCTGCACCGGCTCCGCCGCGCGCACCAGCGCAAGCGGATCGCCGCGCGCCACGCGCTGGCCCTCGATCACGAAGACCCGCACCGCCGCGCCGGGGAACGGGGCGGTCACCGCGACTCGCGCTTCAGGCGGCAGGGTGATCGTCCCCGGCGCGCTGCCTATCGGCACGCCGTCGATCTCCATCACGTCGGCCGTCTCGATCGCGAGGCCGTCCGGTTCCTGGGCCGTCTCGGCTCCATCGCTGCCGGCCTGTTCCGATTGGGGGGAAGAACAGGCCGGCAGGCCCGCCATGGCGGCGAGGGCGGCAAGAAGGGCGATGGAGCGCGGTGTCATGCCCGGTTCTCTGGCCCACCAAGCTGACAACAACTTGTCAGCCTGCCAGCTTCTTGTCAGTTTCGCGCGCCACACCCTCGGTCGAAAGGACGGAAGGGCATCGCCATGCACATCCTGCTCGTCGAGGACGATCCCGAGCTCGGTCGCCGCCTGTCGGAGCGGTTGCGCGCGGCCGATTTCGCGGTCGATCTCGCCACCAGTCAGAACGAGGCGGAGGATTGGCCCGATGTCGAACGCCTGGCCGCGATCATCCTCGATCTCGGCCTGCCCGACGGGAGCGGGCTCGACCTCCTGCGCGGCTGGCGCGACCGGCGGGTGGAGACGCCGATCCTGATCCTCACCGCGCGCGGCAGCTGGCAGGACAAGGTCGAGGGGCTGAATGCGGGCGCGGACGATTTCGTGGTCAAGCCGGTGCGCTTCGAGGAACTCCTCGCCCGCCTCAATGCCCTGTTCCGCCGCCAGCAGGGCTCGCGCAGCACGGCGCTCCGGGCGGGCGACCTCGTGCTCGACCCGCTCGCCCGAACCGCGCGGCAGGACGGCGCGCCGCTCTCGCTCAGCCGCCAGGAATTCCGCCTGCTCCACCTCTTCATGCGCCGCGCAGGCCAGGTCATGTCGCAAGCCGACATCCTCGAGGATCTCTACGAGCTCGAGGCGGAGCGCGAACTCAACACGGTCGAGGTGCTGGTCGGCCGCCTGCGCCGCAAGATCGGGCGCGAGCGGATCACCACCCTTCGCGGCATGGGCTACCGGTTCGAGCGATGATGCGCGCTCCCGCCCTCTCAAGCCTCAGGCTGCGCTTCCTGCTCGCGGTGACGTTGTGGGTGCTGCTCGGCATCGCGGCGATCTGGGTTTCAGCGACGCAGATATTCTCCGCTCATGTCGAACAGTCCTATCACGAGGAACTGGAGGTCCATGTCCGCGAACTCGCGCGCCTGACCGAAATCGCGCCCGACGGCGCGATCAGGCTGACGCGCCCGCTGTCGGACCCGCGTTACGAGGTGCCGCTGTCGGGCTTCTACTGGCAGGTCACCGCGCCCGGCCTCGCTCCGTTGCGGTCGCGGTCGATGACGCGCGGGAGCCTCGATGAAAGCATCGCCCATTCGCCCGAGATCCTCCACCGGGTCGACGACGGGCCGACCGGGGCGGCGATCACCTACGGCTTCACCCGGCCCGGACCGGAGGGGGAGGAACTGCATTTCGTGATCGCCACCGACCAGAGCGAACTCGATCGGCTGATCGACGCCTTCACTGCCGATCTAGCGCTGTGGCTCGCCGGCCTTGCCGCGCTCCTTCTCGCAACAGGTCTGGCGGTGGTTTCTTTTGGCCTGAGGCCGCTGGACCGGCTCGCCGCCGCATTCGGCCGGTTGCGGCGCGGGGAGGCGACGGAGCTCGAGGGCCAATACCCGGCCGAGATTTCACCGCTCGCAGCCGATCTGAACGCCTATATCCGCCAGAACGAGGAGATGGTCGCGCGCGCCCGCGTGCAGGCGGGCAATCTCGCTCATTCGCTGCGCACCCCGCTCGCGGTTATCACCGACGAGGCCGAGCGCCTCAGCGAGCAGGAGAACTGCGCCGCATCGGGGGCGGTCCTGCTCGACCAGGCGCGGGCGATGGAGCAGCAGGTCGAATATCAGCTTGCCCGCGCCCGCTCATCGGCGGGACGGAAACGGTCGGGGCAGGGCGTCGTTATTCCCGAGGTCGCGGTCCCGATCCTGCGGGCGATGGAGCGGCTGCACCCCGAGCGCCGCTTCACCATGCGCGCGACCGGCTGCGAGGGGCTCGTCCTGCCGCTCGACCCGGTCGATTTCGCCGAGCTGCTTTCGATCCTGCTCGACAATGCGGGCAAATGGGCGCTGAGCGCGGTCACGCTCACCTTCGAATGCGACAGGAAGGGGCACTTCACCGCCGAGATCGAGGACGACGGCTCCGGCATGGCAGAGGCCGACATCGCCCGCGCATTCGAAGTCGGCACGCGCTTCGACAGCACGATGGCCGGGTCGGGCCTCGGCCTTGCCATCGCCCGCGACCTCGCTGAAGCGATGGGGGTCGATCTCGCCATTCGCAACGGTGAACGCGGTCTGCGAGCAATGATCCGCTACGCTGGCGATGGAGTGATCGAATGAAGGCTCCGAAGGGTCGCAAGGCAGTTTCTGCTTAGGGGTCGTGAGCGGACAGACCGCCGCCGCCGTTTCCTACCTCGCGCGACCCCGCTAGGCTTTGCGCCGCTCCTTCGCATCGTCGACCTCGCCACGAACGGGCCTTCGCGCCGAAAAGGCCCCGCTCCCCCTGTCCGTCCGGTGGGCGCAGCGGGCGCTAAACGCCTGTCGCAAATGCATTATTCGGTAAATCGGAAAGTTGACAGGGTGTCACCTTTGTCCGCCTGAACGCAGAAAGGCCCGCCCCCTTGCGAGGGCGAGCCTTTCCGAATTCCCGTGCGAGTAGCCGGATCAGCCGCGCGCGCTCGACGGGCCGGTGCCGGTGACCTTCTGCATGGCTTTCAGGATATTGCCCGACTGCTCCGAACCGCTCTGCGGGGCCTGGAGGTTGGTGAAGGAATTGATCTCCTCCCAGCGCGCGGCGAAGCCTTCGACCGTGCGGTCCTTTTCCTCGAGCCAGACGGCGTCGTTCATCACCACCCAAGAGGAGTGGAAACCGCCAGCGCCCGCGCCGACGATGGCGTTGGTGGGCGCGTCCTCGCTGACGAGGAAGAGCGCGGCCGGGACCACGTTTTCCGGTGCGAAGAGCTTGAAGGCTTCTTCGGGGAAGAGGTCCTCGGTCATGCGCGTGCCGGCCACCGGCGACAGGGTGTTGACCTTGATGTTGTACTTCGCCCCTTCGAGCTGGAGCGTCTTGGTCAGGCCCGCAAGACCCAGCTTCGCCGCGCCGTAGTTCGCCTGGCCGAAATTGCCGAACAGGCCGGTCGAGGAGGCGGTCATCAGGATGCGGCCATAGGACTGTTCGCGGAAGGTTTCCCAGCACGCCTTGGTGACGAAGGCCGAGCCGGTGAGGTGGACCTTCAGCACGAATTCGAAATCGGCCGGGTCCATCTTGGCGAAGGTCTTGTCGCGCAGCACGCCCGCGTTGTTGATGAGGACGTGGACGCCGCCCCACTTCTGCTTGGCATCGGCGACCATCTTTTCCATCTGCTCGTATTCAGTGACCGAGCCGCCGTTCGCCATCGCCTCGCCGCCAGCCTTCTCGATTTCCTCGACGACCTGCGCCGCCGCGTCCGAGGTGCCGGTGCCGTCGCGCGACCCGCCGAGGTCGTTGACGACGACCTTCGCGCCGCGCTTGGCCAGTTCGAGCGCATAGGCTTTGCCAAGCCCGCCGCCGGCGCCGGTGACGATGGCTACCTTGTCCTTGAAATCGATGCTCATGGGTGTGTCCTCTCAGTTGCGTGGATGGGCGCGCCAGCTTGACGCGCGCGTAAACCGTGAATGCGCGCGCTGCCTTGCACTTTTGGCGGGGCCTTGCAACCGCGAGAATGGCAGGGGCCGGGCGGCTCCGCCCTGCCGTAGCGGCAGGCGGTTCAGAGTGTCTCAAGCGTGGGGATCAGCGCATCGAGCGAATCGATCACCGCGTCCGCCCCGAGATCGCCCGGCAGGCGATCGCAATAGCCGTATCCGGCGGCCACGACCTTCACGCCCGCGGCTCGCGCGGCCTTCACGTCATAGGTCGAATCGCCGATGAAGACGAAGCGGCTCGCATCCTCGACGCCGCAGCGCTTCTGCGCTTCGAGAACCGGCGCCGGGTCGGGTTTGGCGATGTATTTGCCTGCCTCGTCCTTGCCGACCGAATTGCCGCCGATGACCGTCTCGAAGGGATCGAGGAAATCGAGCTGGGTGAGGATGGAACGGGCGAATTCCTCGAACTTGTTGGTGACGACCGCCATCCGGACGCCCTTCGCGCCGAGTTCGTCCACCACCCGGCGGGCATGGTCGAAAGGCTGCGTGTGGACCGCGTTGTTGTCGGCGTAATATTGCAACATCGCCTTGTAGAGCGCGCGGAAATCGTCGCCTTCGAGCCCGCCCGCAAGCCCGCCCTGCGCCTGCACCGCCTGGGCGAGCATGACCTTCGCCCCGCCGCCGATCAGGTCCTTCGAGGAATCCACCGGAACCGGGGCGAAACCGCCAAGGGATAGAGCATAGTTCACCGCCGCGCCGAGGTCTCGGAAGGTGTCGAGCAGGGTGCCGTCGAGGTCGAATCCGACAGCCGAAAAGCGAAAATCTGTCATGCCCGCCCCCATACATGGACGCGCAGGCGGAGACGACTTCAAATCGCAAGCATTTGCGGGCAAATGCGCTCCATCCTAAGGGGGACCAATGCAAGACTTCGCCGCCATCATCCTCGCCGCGGGCAAGGGGACCCGCATGAAGAGCGACCTGCACAAGGTCCTCCACCCGATCGCCGGTCGGCCGATGCTCGGGCACCTCATGGCTTCGGTCGAGCAGGCGGGTGCCACGCGGCAGATGGTCGTCGTCGGTGCAGGGCGCGAGCAGATCGAGGCGGCGGTCGAGGGCAGGGCGGAAACCTGCCTGCAGGAACCCCAACTCGGCACGGCCCATGCGGTGCAGCAGGCCGAAACCCTGCTTGAAGGTTTCGACGGCGACGTGCTGGTGCTCTACGGGGACGTGCCCTTCGTGCGGGTGGAGACCATGCGCGCCATGCTCGACCGGCTGAACGGCCCCGATGCGCCTGCGGTGGTGGTGCTGGGCTTCGAGCCCGACGACCCGCTCGCCTATGGCCGCATCATCGCCGACGACGACGGCGCGATCATCAAGATGGTCGAATACAAGGACGCAGACGAAGGCGAGCGCGCCTGCCACTTGTGCAATTCGGGCCTCATGGCGGCGAAGGCCGCGGACCTCTTCGCCCTGCTTGCAAGGGTCGGGAACGACAACGCGCAGGGTGAATATTACCTCCCCGACATCGTCAACATCGCCATCGCCGACGGTCGGCCGTGCGCGGTCGTCATCACCGAAGACCCCGACGAGGTCGCCGGCGTCAACTCCCGGTCCGAACTGGCTGCGCTCGAAGCGCGCTGGCAGGCCGCGCGGCGCGAACGGGCGATGGCCGAAGGGGCAAGCCTCACCGCGCCCGAGACGGTCTTCTTCAGCTGGGACACCGTTGTGGGCCGCGACGTCACGATCGAGCCGCACGTCGTCTTCGGCCCGGGCGTTACCATCGCCGACCACGTCCGCATCCGGGCCTATTGCCACATCGAAGGCGCCGAACTCGCGAGCGGCGCTTCGGTCGGCCCCTTCGCCCGCCTGCGCCCCGGCGCGGTGATGGAGGAGGGCAGCTTTGTCGGCAATTTCGTCGAGATGAAGAAGGCCGTGCTCGGCAAGGGCGCGAAGGCCAGCCACTTGTCCTATATCGGCGATGCAACCGTCGGGGCTAATGCCAATATCGGCGCGGGCACGATCACCTGCAATTACGACGGCTATTTCAAGTACCAGACCCACATCGGGGAGCGCGCCTTCATCGGTTCGAACTCGGCCTTGGTCGCACCCGTCAAGATCGGCCCCGACGCAATCGTCGCCGCGGGTTCCACCGTCAGCCGCGACGTGGCGGCGGGCGAACTGCGCATGGTGCGCGCCGAACAGCTGGTAAAGCCGGGCTGGGCGGACCGTTTCCACGACACGATGAGGAAGAAGAAGGAAGCGGCGAAAGCCTCCAAGAAGTCGGAAACGTGAGCGAGGGCGAAGACCTCTCCTGCTGGCTGTGCGGCCGTCCGTTCGAAACGCGCCTGCAATGGCATCACCCGGTCCCGAAATCGAAGAAGGGGCGCGGCACTGTCCCGCTCCATCCGATCTGCCACAAGGCGATCCACGCCAATTTCACCAATGCCGAGCTCGCCCGGATCGGCGACGACCCCGAAAGGGTCCGCGAGCATCCGGCCATCGCGAAATTCGTCGCCTGGGTGAGCACCAAGCCGCCCGACTTCCACGCGCCTACCCGGACCTGAGGCCGAGGCGGGAACCTTCGCGCGGCTGCGGGGCTTTAGGAGCATGAGAAAGACCTTCTGGATCGCCGCAGGGGGCGCGCTTGCCCTTGCCGGAGCCGCCGTGGCCTACGCCCAGTATCGCAACACCGAGGAACCCGACTACGCTTCCGTCGCCATCGACGGCGCGTTCGAGCTGCGCGACTATCCCGCGCTCGTCGTCGCCGAGATCACCCATACGGGCACGCGGCAGGCGGCCAGCTCGCGCAGTTTCCGCCGCCTTGCCGCCTATATCTTCGGGCAGGACCGGCCCGCAGGCGGCGAGAAGATCGCGATGACCTCGCCGGTGCTGCAGGACCGTGCGCGCGAGGACGAGAAAATCGCCATGACCGCCCCCGTTCTGGAGGACGAGGTCGCCAAGGACGCATGGCGGATGCGCTTCGTCATGCCGGCGAAATACACGCTCGACACGCTGCCCGAACCGCCCGCCGACATCACCCTGTCCGAGATTCCCGCCCGGCGCGTAGCGGCGGTGCGCTTTGCCGGGAACGGCTCGGCCGAAGACCTCGCCGAGATGGAGCAGATGCTTGCCGAATGGGTCGAGGCGCAGGGGCTGCGGGCGAAGGGCGCGTTCGAATACGCCTTCTACGATGCGCCCATGGTCCCCGGGCCGCTGCGCCGCAACGAGGTGCTGGTCGAGGTCGAGGAAGCGGCGCGCTAGCTCTCAGGCGTCCTCGAGCCGCGCGCCGCCGGGCTGCGTGCCCACGAGGTCGCGCTCCCACTGTTCGAACTCGCTCCGGCTGAGCAGGTAACGCCGCTGCGCCTCGCCGAAGCTGATCGCCTCGTCGTGCACCGCGCGCACCACGTCGGCCTTGCGCGCGGGCGACCAGTGGACCCGGTGGGTCCGCGGCAGGCGATAGCGCTTGATCGCTTCGGCAATGGAAATGTCGCGGGGGTAGGCCATTGTCTCGAACTCCTTTTCGCCCCTGTCCCGCGCAGGATGGGGGTTCGCAGGCTTAAGTCGGCCTTTCCCGGCAGGGTTAATTGCGCCTTGAGGACACCCCCCGTGCCATTCGCGCGGCGAAGCGAGGCGGGAATGTCGGAGGGGTTTACAGGCTTGCGAAAAAGCGCGGCCCCGCGCTTTGCGGGACCGCGCTTGGGTCTTGCCGAAGCAAGGCGCCCGACTCAGCCGCCGTCGCGTTCGTCCATCAGGCGCTGCATCAGGTAGACGTGCTGGAGCGCCTGCAGCTTGGCGCGCTGTTCATTGTCCACGCCGCCCGAGTGGCCGCCGGTCATGTCCTCGAAATAGTAGTAATCATGGCCCTGCGCCTTGAGCTTGGCCGCGCCCTTGCGCGCGTGGGCGGGGTGGGTGCGGTCGTCGGCGGTCGAGGCCCACAGGAAAGGCACGGGATAGTCCTCGTCCTCGGCGATCATCTGGTAAGGTGAATAGCCTTCGATCCAGGCGCGCTGTTCGGGAATGCGCGGGTCGCC from Erythrobacter sp. encodes:
- a CDS encoding HAMP domain-containing sensor histidine kinase, coding for MRAPALSSLRLRFLLAVTLWVLLGIAAIWVSATQIFSAHVEQSYHEELEVHVRELARLTEIAPDGAIRLTRPLSDPRYEVPLSGFYWQVTAPGLAPLRSRSMTRGSLDESIAHSPEILHRVDDGPTGAAITYGFTRPGPEGEELHFVIATDQSELDRLIDAFTADLALWLAGLAALLLATGLAVVSFGLRPLDRLAAAFGRLRRGEATELEGQYPAEISPLAADLNAYIRQNEEMVARARVQAGNLAHSLRTPLAVITDEAERLSEQENCAASGAVLLDQARAMEQQVEYQLARARSSAGRKRSGQGVVIPEVAVPILRAMERLHPERRFTMRATGCEGLVLPLDPVDFAELLSILLDNAGKWALSAVTLTFECDRKGHFTAEIEDDGSGMAEADIARAFEVGTRFDSTMAGSGLGLAIARDLAEAMGVDLAIRNGERGLRAMIRYAGDGVIE
- a CDS encoding SDR family NAD(P)-dependent oxidoreductase yields the protein MSIDFKDKVAIVTGAGGGLGKAYALELAKRGAKVVVNDLGGSRDGTGTSDAAAQVVEEIEKAGGEAMANGGSVTEYEQMEKMVADAKQKWGGVHVLINNAGVLRDKTFAKMDPADFEFVLKVHLTGSAFVTKACWETFREQSYGRILMTASSTGLFGNFGQANYGAAKLGLAGLTKTLQLEGAKYNIKVNTLSPVAGTRMTEDLFPEEAFKLFAPENVVPAALFLVSEDAPTNAIVGAGAGGFHSSWVVMNDAVWLEEKDRTVEGFAARWEEINSFTNLQAPQSGSEQSGNILKAMQKVTGTGPSSARG
- a CDS encoding HAD-IA family hydrolase, producing the protein MTDFRFSAVGFDLDGTLLDTFRDLGAAVNYALSLGGFAPVPVDSSKDLIGGGAKVMLAQAVQAQGGLAGGLEGDDFRALYKAMLQYYADNNAVHTQPFDHARRVVDELGAKGVRMAVVTNKFEEFARSILTQLDFLDPFETVIGGNSVGKDEAGKYIAKPDPAPVLEAQKRCGVEDASRFVFIGDSTYDVKAARAAGVKVVAAGYGYCDRLPGDLGADAVIDSLDALIPTLETL
- the glmU gene encoding bifunctional UDP-N-acetylglucosamine diphosphorylase/glucosamine-1-phosphate N-acetyltransferase GlmU, which gives rise to MQDFAAIILAAGKGTRMKSDLHKVLHPIAGRPMLGHLMASVEQAGATRQMVVVGAGREQIEAAVEGRAETCLQEPQLGTAHAVQQAETLLEGFDGDVLVLYGDVPFVRVETMRAMLDRLNGPDAPAVVVLGFEPDDPLAYGRIIADDDGAIIKMVEYKDADEGERACHLCNSGLMAAKAADLFALLARVGNDNAQGEYYLPDIVNIAIADGRPCAVVITEDPDEVAGVNSRSELAALEARWQAARRERAMAEGASLTAPETVFFSWDTVVGRDVTIEPHVVFGPGVTIADHVRIRAYCHIEGAELASGASVGPFARLRPGAVMEEGSFVGNFVEMKKAVLGKGAKASHLSYIGDATVGANANIGAGTITCNYDGYFKYQTHIGERAFIGSNSALVAPVKIGPDAIVAAGSTVSRDVAAGELRMVRAEQLVKPGWADRFHDTMRKKKEAAKASKKSET
- a CDS encoding HNH endonuclease, producing the protein MSEGEDLSCWLCGRPFETRLQWHHPVPKSKKGRGTVPLHPICHKAIHANFTNAELARIGDDPERVREHPAIAKFVAWVSTKPPDFHAPTRT
- a CDS encoding heme-binding protein: MRKTFWIAAGGALALAGAAVAYAQYRNTEEPDYASVAIDGAFELRDYPALVVAEITHTGTRQAASSRSFRRLAAYIFGQDRPAGGEKIAMTSPVLQDRAREDEKIAMTAPVLEDEVAKDAWRMRFVMPAKYTLDTLPEPPADITLSEIPARRVAAVRFAGNGSAEDLAEMEQMLAEWVEAQGLRAKGAFEYAFYDAPMVPGPLRRNEVLVEVEEAAR
- a CDS encoding DUF1153 domain-containing protein, whose translation is MAYPRDISIAEAIKRYRLPRTHRVHWSPARKADVVRAVHDEAISFGEAQRRYLLSRSEFEQWERDLVGTQPGGARLEDA